The segment TCGCTCCCGTCACCGGCGTCGCTGCCGTCGCCGTCGTCCGGAGTCGAACGCCCCTCGCCCGTCCCCTGGTCGCCGTCGCGTTCGGGGAACGGGTCGACCGCGAAGTCTCGCCGTCCGGCCTGCACCATCGTCCGGACGTACTCGCTCTGACTCATCCCGAGGGCCTGGGCGTGTGCCACCCACTCGTCTTTCTGGTAGCGCGGGACGTACGTCTTCACGACCGTCCGGTCGACGTCGGGTTCACTCATCGCGCTCACCCCGCGGGATCGAACCCGGTTTCGAGCCCGCAACCCCTGGGGTTCGGGCCTCGAAGACGGGGTTGCACGAACGGGGGTTCCAGGGGGCCGATTGGAGCCCATACCGTCCGTCGAACACGCCATCGTACCCGTCGGTCGCGAACGGACACGCTGCACCCTGCTCGAGGCCGACTGGACCCCACCGAAACGGCAGGTCCGGACTATTATCTGTATCTGATAGTTCGATCCCCCACCCACGAGGACGTCCACGTTCGGTCACGCTCGACCCCTCGAACCCCACCCACAAGTATCTAATGCCACAGTAAGAGATAAAAGACCTTATGCTCGCTGTTGGCACCAGAAACACCACCGGCAGAGTGCAACATCTCTTGCTGTAGCACTGCTATCTTGGCGTTGTGGTGCCGCTATAGCGGATATTAATATCGGTCGTGGCGTGTCTGCGTGGCCCTATTCAGCGCCGGGTCTGCACGGACGGGATGCACTCTCCCCTCTCAGCTCGCGGACTGGATTCATAACGAATCAGATATCTCGACCGACTACGGTGTCGACTCTGCATGGCCCACGTCCGGATATGGGGCCTCGGGATTTCAGGGAGACTTGGGTCGTAGAGTGGCGGGCGTGGTACTTCAAGAATCGAGGTCCTCGACCTGCGAATGCGTTGCACCGAACGAGGGGGCCAGAGGCGGTTCAGGGATGCCGTTGGCAAGAAGTCTCCCGACCATCCCATCGACCCCGTTCAAACGCGCTGCCGGGCCTTTCAGGCCCGGTTCTATCGGTCGTCCGCCTGGGGCAGCGGCGGCGACGACACATCTGTGATCGTTCGCGATGTGGTTCCGTCGAGTCCGCTCGTCTCTTGTCGGGTTCGTTCGGCCCCTGTCGAGTCCGCTCGACTGGTATATCTGAAGGTGAGGTCGGGTTGTCGTGGATTCTTGCAGCGACCGGACGGTCCACACGCCCCTCGTAAATCCCATACTGCTATATCTTCCAGCACGTCCTGGGGGCGGGTGTGCCCGTCGAACCCCATCGAGACGAGTATCGCCTGCAGCATCTTTATCTGCGAATTCTGGGACGATTCTATATGGCGACCCAGCCGCCGTTCCCGCTCGACCGACGCCGACTCGGATGGTGGCTCGTCGGCGCCTTCGTCGCAGCCATCGTCGTCCTGTTTCTCTACTCGTTCGTCGGGACGTTCGTCTTCGGCCTCTTCGTCTACTACGGAGCGCTCCCGATCTTCCAGCACCTCACGGACGCACTCGACTCGCGCGACCTCGCCGCGACGGTGACGCTCCTGTTCATCGTCATCCCGACGCTTTCGATCATCGCCTACGCCGGCTACGTCGCGTACACCGAGATCGCCGCCACGCTCGGCCCGGACGCCGTTTCCCTCCTCCTGGACCGGATCCCCGGCAACCAACAGTCCGTCGCCGACGCCCTCCAGAGCATCCCGAGCACCCTCCAGCGCGTCGACCAACTGTCACAGGTCCAGGAAGGCCTCAACGCGGTGCTCGGCCCGCTCGCGATACTCTCGAACGTCCTCCTCCACTTCACGCTCGCGTTGACGTTCGCGTTCTTCCTCTACCGGGACGGGGACCGCGTTCGGGAGTGGTTCACGACCGAAGTCGGCGGCCGCGACACCGCCGCGTACTCCTTCGTCTCCGGCATCGACGCCGACCTCGAGGTCGTCTACTTCGGGAACGTCCTCACAGTCATCTCCGTCGCGATCGCCGCCATCCTCATGTACAACGGCTACAACCTGATCGCGCCGTCGGCCGTCGCCCTCCCGTTCCCGACGCTCCTCGGGCTCCTCACCGGCCTCGCCACGTTCGTGCCGCTCGTCGTCGGGAAGCTCGTGTACGTCCCGGCGGCCGCGTTCCTCGGCTGGCAGGCAGCGAGAGCCGACGGCGCCCTCCTCGTATACCCCCTCGGGTTCCTCGTCGCGTCGTTCCTCGTCCTCGACATCGTCCCGCAGTCGATCGTCCGACCGTACATCTCCGGACAGAGCCTCCACAAGGGCGCAGTCCTGTTCGCGTACATCCTGGGCACGGCGTTGTTCGGCTGGTACGGCCTGTTCCTCGGCCCGTTCTTCCTCGTCGTCGTCGTCCAGTTCGCGAACGTCATCCTCGGCGACCTCCTCAACGGACTGCCGTTCTCCCCGCAGCCGACGGACGCGATGACGCTCGGCACTGACCCCGAAGGTGCGAGAACCGAAACGCCGGACGCGGCGTCCGGCGCGGAGGCACCGTACGACGCCGACGAGACGCCCGACGCCACCGCGGACGCGACCGACGAGACACGGCCCGAACCCGGCGACACGGGTGACGACTCCCCCAGAGATGGCGACGAGCACGCCAGCGACGGGTGACCGTGCGTGCGCGTCGGAATCCTTCGAGGCAGTAGCTCGAGGTAGAGGTACTGAGACGGGCTCGGTCAGGGTCGAGGAGTCGATAGCGCAGGCGGCTACTGGACGACGAGTTCGGAGTCGAGGTCGGACGTCTCGAACAGGTCGATGGCGCGCTCGGCGGCGTCGTCGGTCTCGGCCGTGTTCGCCATCAGGACGGTCTCGCTCGGGAACAGGCGCTCGCCGAGTTCGAGGCCGTGGTCGCGCGCAGTCGACCCGCTCATCGTGAGGTAGACGCCGAGGCCGGACGCCGCGATGGCGGCCTCCTCCTCCCGGTCTTCGGCGGCGTACGTGAACGTCAGGTCCTCGACGACGTCCGTCCCGAGCACGGCCTCGACGAGGCGCTCGTAGCGCGGCGAGATGCAGAGGTCGCCCGCGTAGTCCGCGAGGAACTCGCGGTCGAGCGGCGACCCGCCGCCGGCGTCGATGGCGTCGGGCGTCCCCATCAGCGTGTGGTAGACGGTGTCGCCGAGGCCAGTGACGACGCGGACGTCCGTGTCGTGCGGGTCGATGCGTTCGTTCACGCCGGAGAGATCCTCGAGTGGGTCGGCGGTCAGGCCGACGACCTCCTCGAGGACGAGGTCGGCGCTGTCGAACCCGAGCGCGAACGAGTGCGTGCGCAGCGACCGGAACGGCTCCTCGCGACCGACCAGTCGAATCCGGAGGTCGTCGGTCGCGAACGTCACGCTGTCGAACACGACGCGACGCGGGAATCCCTCGCGGTCGTCCCGGAGGAGCGTGTACTCGGGCGCCGTCGCCGACTCGATGTCGCTGTACGCCCGCAGGCGCTGATACACGTCGCGATGCTCGCGCTTGGCGCCCTTCGTGATCGCTTTCTCGTAGCGGAGCGTCGAGATCACGTCGTCGGCGAGGTCGGTGTCGCCGGTCCGGGCCGCGAGCCGCTCCAGGACGGCCTCGAGTGGCCGTCCCTTGCGCGGGACCGCGACGGAGACGGTCGCTGTCATCACTCGTGAGGTATCGGCTCGACTGTAAACAGATTGCGTTTCCCGCGCGAACCGCCGCGAGTCGAGTACGGGGAGACCGGTCGACGGCGACCGCTAGGAGAACATCTCGCCGAGCTGGTCGCGCCACTCCTGGATCTCGGAGACGTCCTCGTCGAGCGCCTCGACGTCGTCGCGGAGTTCGTCGACGTCGTCGTCGAGTTCGGTGACGTCGCCTTCGACGTCGGCGACGCGGTCGGTGAACTGGTCGACGTGGTCGTCGACGGTCGTCTCGAGGTCCGAGACCTGGGTCTCGACGGCGTCGACGTCGGCGGACAGGTCGTCGGTGGTCGCTTCGAGGTCGTCGGCGGTCGCTTCGAGTTGGTCGGCCGTCGTCTCGAACTCGCTGGCGGTCGCTTCGAGGTCGTCTTCGAGGGCGTTCACGTCCGCGTCGAGGGCGTTCAGCCGGTCGTGGGCTTCCGCGCTCTCGTCGCCGAGTTCGTCGACGTCCGTCTCGATGGATTCGATGGCTTCGTCGTGCTCGCCGACGGCGCCCTGGATGGACTGGACGTCGTCGCGGAGCGCGCTCACCTCGTCGCTGTACTCCTCCAAGAGCTGCTGGGCGGTGCCCTCGTCGTCGAGGAACTCCTCCAGCGCGGTCGTGTACGCGGCGATCTCCTCGACGCGGGACTGGAGGTGTTCGACCTTTGCGACGTCGGGGCCGTCGACGTCGACGTCGAGGGCCTCCCGGAGTCGCGTGCGGGTCTCCTCGTCGACGTCGCCCGCTTCGAGTTCGTCCGCGAGCGCGCTCGCGACGGACTCCGGGGTCGCGTCGGCCGCCTCGGGCTCCTCGCTCGCGGCGCTCTCGTCGGTATCGGGCGTGACCGCGTCCCGGATGACGGCGAGGTCGTCCTCGTCGAGGTCGTCCTCGCGTACTTGGGCGGCGAGCGCCGCGGCCGCGTCCACCGGTTCCTCGTCACCGGTCTCGGGTTCGGCGTCGGTCTCGGAGACGGAATCCGCCCCGGGTTCGGCGGCCAACTCGGCCGGCTCGTCCGCCTCGACGGTTTCTTCGACGTCGGAGTCGAGGCCGTCGTCGGCGTCCTCTTCGCCCTCGGCGGCGGCACGTTCGGCTTCATCGTCCATTTCCTCGTCCGCCTCGGAGTCGCCGAGGTCCAGATCTTCGTCGGGTTCGGAGTCGCCGAGGTCCAGATCTTCGTCGGGTTCGGAGTCGCCGAGGTCCAGATCTTCGTCGGTCTCGGAGTCGCCGAGGTCGAGGTCGTCGTCCGACTCGGATTCGTCGGAGTCGTCGATGTCCAGTTCGATCTCGGGCTCGTCGTCGCCCGCGGTTTCGTCGGCGTCGGCCGCCGAATCGTCGCCGGCGTCCAGTTGCTCCTCGGCACTCCCCAGGTCCAGGTCGATCGCGGAGGCCTGCTCGTCGTCGCTGTCGGCTGCTTCCTCGTCGGCGTCGTCCTCGAGGCCGGGGACGGAGTCGCTCTCTCCCGCGATCATGTCCTTGACGACCTGGTTCGAGTCGTCGCCGACGATGTCGTCGATCGCGTTCTCCTCGGCCGCCTCGCCGTCGTCGGCGGCGTCCTCGGCGTCGGCGTCGACCTCCGTCACCGTCGGTTCGGTGAGGAACTGGGGGACGTCGCCCTGGGACTCGATGCGGATGCCGTAGACGGTGACGACCTCCTCGCCGGGTTCGATCGTGCGCTCGTACTCGACGTGGTGGTCCTGGAACGCCGTCCAGCTGTCGCTGTCGTAATCCGGGTGGAAGCCCACGCCGTCCATCGGGAAGTCCGACGGGATGTCCTCGTGGACGCGGACGGTCACGGCTTCGTCGCGGTTCGACGTGATGGAGAATCGAATCGCGGGTACGGGGAACTCGTCTGCCGCGAACGACTTCTCGACGGCGATGCCATCCGCGGACACCGCCACCGTGTCGTCCGGGTCGACCTGACTACTCATACCCCAACCGTATCCACAGCACCACCATAAAGGAAACGGGGGTCGAGGGTGGCGTGTTGACGCGTGTCGTCCCACCCGTGCTTTCGCTGGAGTATGCATCGACTACGCGTTGCATGGGGACCGCCGGCAGCCGGTCGGTCAGGCGGTCGGGCTGGCGGTCGACGGGTCTCGGGGTCGAGACCCAACGCTCTTGACGCGGCCACGCGGAGGCTTCGAGTATGACAGCGAGCGACTGGAGCGACTGGCTGCCGCGCGCGATCGCCGACGCCGACCCCGACGGCGTCGCGGTCTGGTACCTCGGCTGTAACGGCTTCGTCCTGAAGGGCGCCGAGGGAACGACGCTGTTCGTCGACCCGTACGTCGGCCTGGGCGACCCGCCGCGGACGATCCGCATGATTCCCGTTCCCTTCGACCCCGCGGACGTCGAGGTCGCCGACGCGGTGCTGGCGACCCACGAGCACACCGACCACGTCCACGGGCCCTCGCAGGCACCCATCCTCGCGAACACCGGCGCGAGCATGTACGCGCCCGCGGACAGCCTCGCGGTCGCCCGCGAGGACGAGGACTGGCCCGCCAACTACGACGTGGACGACGACCAGTTCTCGGAAGTCGACGTCGGCGACACCTTCGACGTCGGCGAGTTCACCGTCCACGTCGAGGTCGCGCACGACCCGGACGCCACCCAGCCAGTGAGTTACGTGATCGAGCACGACGCCGGGACGTTCTTCCACGGCGGCGACACCAAGCCCAGCGACGAGTTCGAGCGCGTCGGCGACGCGTACGACGTCGACCTGGGCGTGCTCGCGTTCGGCACCGTCGGCCAGATCCCGGACAAGGAGACGCGCGAACCGAAGCGCACGCGCTGGTACAACGACGAGAACCAGGTGATCGAAGCCGCGAACGACCTCCAGATCGACCGCCTCCTCCCGAGTCACTGGGACATGTGGAAGGGCCTCACGGGTGACCCGACGGTGCTCCACAGGCACGCGAACTCCTTCGCGTACCCGCGCTCGCTCGAAATCGCGGAGATCGGCGACCGCGTCGACCTGTAGCCCGCCCGCTCGCGTTCGGAAGCGAAGCCCGCCGGTCAGTCGGTCGGCGTCGCCCGCGAGTCGGGGAGTACTTTTGTCGTTCCCCGCCTTCCTGTCGGGACATGGCCTCGGTTCTCTCGGTGGCGTTCGCGCTCGCGGTTCTCCTCGTGGTTCTCGCATCGATCGTGGTCGTGGCACGCATCGACCGTCCCGCTGGTGCGTGGGGCGAGACGCTCCGGTCGCGGTTCGTGATGGGCGTCCCGTGGGGGACGCTCGTCGTCACCGGCCTCGTCCTGCTGTCGTACCTCGTTGTTCAGGACGGGATCGCGCAGTGGCACGACCCCGTCACGATCCCGTTCCGGTCGTGGTCGTGGTTCTACCCGACGGGCGTCGCGTTCGCGTCGTTCACGCACGTCGGGCCCGGCCACCTCGTCGGGAACCTCATCGGGACCGTCCTGTTCGGCGGCCTCGCCGAGTACGCGTACGGGCACTTCCCGACGAAGCGCGGGTCCCAGTCGTTCGCGAGCGCCACCTCGAACCCGTTCGTGCGCGCGCTCGTCGTCTTCCCCGCCGCCGTACTCGTCGGGGGCGTCCTCCTGGCGGCGTTCGGGCTCGGGCCCGTCATCGGGTTCTCCGGCGTCGTGTTCGCGTTCGCCGGGTTCGCACTCGTCCGGTATCCGATGACCACGATCGTCCTCGCCCTCGGCGGCCAGGGACTCCTCAGCACGATATACCGCGCGCTCCAGGATCCCATCGTAACGGCCTCGGTCTCCCCGTCCGGGCCGTCCGCGCCGTGGTGGGCGGGCATCGCCATCCAGGGGCACGCGCTCGGCCTCCTCCTCGGCGTCGTCGCCGCCGCCGCAGTGTTCAGTCGCCGGAAGGAAGGGCCGTCCGCGCTCAGGTTGTACGCCGGCGTGCTCTTCTTCGGGATCTCGAAGTCCCTCTGGGCGATCTACTTCATCGAGTCCAGCGACCGGTTCGTGCTGTTCCGCGCACCCGGCGTCGTCGCCGTGTTCCTGCTCGCGACGCTCGTCGCCGCCGCCGTCGCCAGCCGCGGCAACGGCACCGCGAACCCGCTACGCGCGCTCGAGGGCACCGGCTCGACGTGGCGGACGCTCTCGCTCGTCGCGCTCGTCGTCGTGTTCGGCATCGTCGCCGGCATGGCGCTCCCGACGAAGCTCAACACCGCACAGACCGACTCGGTCCCCGGCGAGAACCCCGTCGACGTCCGGGACTACACCGTCACGTACGCCGAGGACACCGAGTACTCGCTCGTCTCCGCCGTCGAAGTCCCGTTCGTCGACCTGCCGACGGAGAACGTCACCGCGTCGGGCGTCATCGTCGTCAGCGAAGCCAGGGGCGTCTGGTATCCCGTCGTCTCGAAGCAACAACTCGCGTTCCGCGGGCAGCGACAGGTCGGCGTCGGGGGCGTGACGTGGCGCGACTCAGTGCGGGCGATCCGCCGCGGCTGGTCCACGCAGGGCGGGGGAACCACGTACAAGGTGTGGCTCCAGCACCCCGAGGATCGGCCTCGACTCGCGTTCACGGCCGACCCGGCGACCGCCGAACCGATACTGGACGGGAAGAACGTCAGCGTCGCACCGGCCGCGGGCGGGTTCGACGTCGTCGTCTCGCGGAACAACTCGACGCTCGCGCGCGCCGGCATGCCGTCGGCGGACGGGAACGTGACCGTCGCCGGCATCACGTTCGACCGAGCGGGCCGGCACGTGTACGCCGTCGTGAACCACACGCGCGTGAAGGTGTTCACGAAAGAGCAGTACGGTCGGAATCGCGCGTCTGCGATCGGTCCCGGTCCCGCCGACCTGGTCTACGTCGACCAGTCGATCCGGTACGCCTCCGCGTCTACGACCGCGCGGTCCGCGTCGTGGAACTCGAACTGGTTGTCGACGTCCAGTTCCACGGCGAAGGCGTCGGTCACCTCGCCGCCGGCGTCGGCGACGTAGGACTCGACGAACTCGCGACTCCCGGCGTTGTGGACGGTGTAGGAGACGCTCGCGACGGCCGCGATCTGGTCGAGGAACGCGCGGTCGGCGTGCTCGTTCCCGTCCTGTGCGCCGAATGGCGGATTCGAGAGGACGACGACGTCGGAGACGTCGAGTGGGAGGTCGGTGGCGTCGCCGACGACCCACTCGACCTCGGCGGTCGCACCGACTCGACTGGCATTCTCGCGAGCGGTTCGGAGCGGTGCGGGGTCGACGTCGACGCCAATGACGCGACGTGGGCCGCGGAGTGCGGCGGCGAGTGCGAGCATTCCGGTGCCGGCGCCGAGGTCGAGGACGTTCGCGTCCGCGAAGTCGCCGCGTTCGTCGGCGACGTGGACGAGCGAGGCGGCGACTTCGGCGGACGTTGCGTACTGTTCCAGAGACGCGGTCGGGTCCTGGAAGTCCTGGACGACGCCGAGCCGGCGTGCGAGCGCGCGACGTGTTCCCATCGCTCGACTACTCGTCGTCGAGCGTGATGGGTGCGTCGAGTTCGAACGCGAGGCCCTCGCGGCGTGCACGTTCGGCACAGGCGGCGAGCGCGGGCCGGACCTTCTCGGCGTCCGGGACGCTGTCGCACGTGACGGTGACGCTGCTCGCGCCGAGGAACGCGGCGGCGCGGACGTGGCCGCGGATGCGGTCGGCTTCGT is part of the Halorubellus sp. JP-L1 genome and harbors:
- a CDS encoding DUF5805 domain-containing protein, which produces MSEPDVDRTVVKTYVPRYQKDEWVAHAQALGMSQSEYVRTMVQAGRRDFAVDPFPERDGDQGTGEGRSTPDDGDGSDAGDGSEFEDRVFELLREETRSWDELLEAVTDDVETRLEDALQALQADNRVVYSGRNGGYQAVASDRTGGSGAIEE
- a CDS encoding AI-2E family transporter, with amino-acid sequence MATQPPFPLDRRRLGWWLVGAFVAAIVVLFLYSFVGTFVFGLFVYYGALPIFQHLTDALDSRDLAATVTLLFIVIPTLSIIAYAGYVAYTEIAATLGPDAVSLLLDRIPGNQQSVADALQSIPSTLQRVDQLSQVQEGLNAVLGPLAILSNVLLHFTLALTFAFFLYRDGDRVREWFTTEVGGRDTAAYSFVSGIDADLEVVYFGNVLTVISVAIAAILMYNGYNLIAPSAVALPFPTLLGLLTGLATFVPLVVGKLVYVPAAAFLGWQAARADGALLVYPLGFLVASFLVLDIVPQSIVRPYISGQSLHKGAVLFAYILGTALFGWYGLFLGPFFLVVVVQFANVILGDLLNGLPFSPQPTDAMTLGTDPEGARTETPDAASGAEAPYDADETPDATADATDETRPEPGDTGDDSPRDGDEHASDG
- a CDS encoding AAA family ATPase yields the protein MSSQVDPDDTVAVSADGIAVEKSFAADEFPVPAIRFSITSNRDEAVTVRVHEDIPSDFPMDGVGFHPDYDSDSWTAFQDHHVEYERTIEPGEEVVTVYGIRIESQGDVPQFLTEPTVTEVDADAEDAADDGEAAEENAIDDIVGDDSNQVVKDMIAGESDSVPGLEDDADEEAADSDDEQASAIDLDLGSAEEQLDAGDDSAADADETAGDDEPEIELDIDDSDESESDDDLDLGDSETDEDLDLGDSEPDEDLDLGDSEPDEDLDLGDSEADEEMDDEAERAAAEGEEDADDGLDSDVEETVEADEPAELAAEPGADSVSETDAEPETGDEEPVDAAAALAAQVREDDLDEDDLAVIRDAVTPDTDESAASEEPEAADATPESVASALADELEAGDVDEETRTRLREALDVDVDGPDVAKVEHLQSRVEEIAAYTTALEEFLDDEGTAQQLLEEYSDEVSALRDDVQSIQGAVGEHDEAIESIETDVDELGDESAEAHDRLNALDADVNALEDDLEATASEFETTADQLEATADDLEATTDDLSADVDAVETQVSDLETTVDDHVDQFTDRVADVEGDVTELDDDVDELRDDVEALDEDVSEIQEWRDQLGEMFS
- a CDS encoding MBL fold metallo-hydrolase, which encodes MTASDWSDWLPRAIADADPDGVAVWYLGCNGFVLKGAEGTTLFVDPYVGLGDPPRTIRMIPVPFDPADVEVADAVLATHEHTDHVHGPSQAPILANTGASMYAPADSLAVAREDEDWPANYDVDDDQFSEVDVGDTFDVGEFTVHVEVAHDPDATQPVSYVIEHDAGTFFHGGDTKPSDEFERVGDAYDVDLGVLAFGTVGQIPDKETREPKRTRWYNDENQVIEAANDLQIDRLLPSHWDMWKGLTGDPTVLHRHANSFAYPRSLEIAEIGDRVDL
- a CDS encoding METTL5 family protein, whose amino-acid sequence is MGTRRALARRLGVVQDFQDPTASLEQYATSAEVAASLVHVADERGDFADANVLDLGAGTGMLALAAALRGPRRVIGVDVDPAPLRTARENASRVGATAEVEWVVGDATDLPLDVSDVVVLSNPPFGAQDGNEHADRAFLDQIAAVASVSYTVHNAGSREFVESYVADAGGEVTDAFAVELDVDNQFEFHDADRAVVDAEAYRIDWST